A part of Falco cherrug isolate bFalChe1 chromosome 16, bFalChe1.pri, whole genome shotgun sequence genomic DNA contains:
- the FGD2 gene encoding FYVE, RhoGEF and PH domain-containing protein 2 isoform X3 has product MVFALCKPSSPNNILGARNTSKQREEGSHSHRHLPLQLLHTQDPLPAGAMEEKADNHRSVLNLAAMFEGQWASKFARREKQAPHDQTAAAASQPQQLPASPASQSFSQMAARHQAEQENEEEEEQQGRRGLSFKCLRSFGQKISEDNWRRQQDPGLTPGSKEPEEKKIALELLETEQAYVNRLHLLDQIFYAELMKEAKNGKTVPEEVVKMIFSNISSIYQFHAKFFLPELQKRMEDWSCNPRIGDVIQKLAPFLKMYGEYMKNFDKAVELITVWSEKSPPFQELIADIQKRKVCANLTLQHHMLEPVQRIPRYELLLKEYVRKLPPKSPDRDDAEKALEMVFMVAKHSNAAIAEMEQLQNLWVVYQRLGLEDDIVDPSNELIKEGPIQKISTRNNSTSEKYLFLFNNMLLYCVPKVIQVGAEFQVHLRINVDGMKVQELNDTQFPHTFLVSGKQRTLELQARSEEEMNAWIKAFQDAIDRKEKRTETFKTAVPGLEAGTPALKTEELGRRAPQWVRDNLVTMCMRCKEPFNAIMRRRHHCRACGYVVCARCSDYKAELQYDGNRLNRVCQECYVFLTGHLMLEDREGKHKGILEKGAAEVSGRSLLCSSLQLLDKNGKGGMRGWFVIPQDDPLVLYIYAAPQLAQSRQLYTFVADTEELKRRWMRAMARSAAGITDLEEAEDVDSCNEAE; this is encoded by the exons ATGGTCTTTGCCTTGTGCAAGCCCTCATCCCCAAACAATATCCTGGGTGCCAGAAACACCTcgaagcagagagaagaagggAGCCACAGCCATCGGCAcctgcccctgcagctcctTCACACCCAGGACCCTCTCCCAGCCGGTGCCATGGAGGAAAAGGCCGATAATCACCGGAGCGTGTTGAACCTGGCAGCTATGTTTGAAGGGCAGTG GGCTAGCAAATTTGCCCGGAGGGAGAAGCAGGCTCCGCACGACcagactgctgctgcagccagccagcctcagcagcttccagcatcccctgccagccagagctTCTCCCAGATGGCTGCCAGGCACCAAGCAGAGCAAGagaatgaggaggaggaggagcagcagggtcGGCGGGGGCTCAGCTTCAAATGCCTCCGTTCTTTCGGACAGAAGATCAGTGAGGACAactggaggaggcagcaggaccCAGGCCTCACGCCTGGCAGCAAG GaaccagaggaaaagaaaatagctctggagctgctggagacagagcaGGCTTACGTCAACCGCCTCCACCTTCTCGACCAG aTATTCTATGCGGAGCTCATGAAAGAAGCCAAAAATGGGAAGACAGTCCCAGAGGAGGTGGTGAAAATGATCTTCTCCAACATCTCCTCCATCTACCAGTTCCACGCCAAGTTCTTCCTGCCGGAGCTGCAGAAGCGCATGGAGGACTG gagctgcaacCCTCGGATTGGGGATGTGATCCAGAAACTTGCGCCGTTCCTCAAGATGTACGGTGAATACATGAAGAACTTCGACAAGGCCGTGGAGCTCATCACTGTCTGGTCAGAAAAATCGCCACCCTTCCAGGAGCTCATTGCTGACATCCAG AAGAGGAAGGTCTGTGCTAATCTAACGCTGCAGCACCACATGCTGGAACCTGTGCAGAGGATCCCACGCTACGAACTCCTGCTGAAAGAATATGTCCGAAAACTCCCACCCAAATCCCCAGACCGGGATGATGCAGAGA AGGCCCTGGAGATGGTTTTTATGGTGGCCAAGCACTCAAACGCAGCTATCGCCGAGATG GAACAGCTGCAGAACCTCTGGGTGGTCTACCAGCGGCTGGGCCTCGAGGATGACATTGTGGATCCCTCCAACGAGCTGATCAAGGAGGGGCCGATCCAAAAAATCTCCACCCGCAACAACAGCACATCGGAGAAGTACCTGTTCCTG ttCAACAACATGCTGCTGTACTGCGTGCCCAAGGTCATCCAGGTGGGCGCTGAGTTCCAGGTCCACCTCCGCATCAACGTGGATGGCATGAAG GTGCAGGAGCTGAATGACACACAGTTCCCTCACACCTTCCTGGTCTCGGGAAAGCAGCGGACGCTGGAGCTCCAAGCCAG GTCTGAAGAGGAGATGAACGCCTGGATCAAG GCCTTCCAAGATGCCATTGacaggaaggagaagaggaCTGAGACCTTTAAGACAGCAGTACCTGGGCTGGAGGCGGGCACCCCCGCGTTGAAG ACAGAGGAGCTGGGCCGCCGAGCTCCACAGTGGGTGCGAGACAACCTGGTGACCATGTGCATGCGCTGCAAGGAGCCCTTCAATGCTATCATGCGCCGGAGACACCACTGTCGAGCTTGTGGATAC GTGGTGTGCGCTCGCTGCTCTGACTACAAGGCCGAGCTACAGTATGATGGGAACCGCCTGAACCGCGTGTGCCAGGAGTGTTACGTCTTCCTGACGGGCCACTTGATGCTTGAGGACCGGGAGGGGAAGCACAAAGGCATCCTGGAG AAGGGAGCTGCAGAGGTATCAGGCAGGAGTTTGCTGTGCAGTTCCCTGCAGCTGTTGGACAAGAACGGCAAGGGGGGCATGCGGGGCTGGTTCGTGATCCCACAGGATGATCCCCTCGTGCTGTACATCTACGCGGCCCCCCAG CTGGCACAATCCCGGCAGCTCTACACCTTTGTGGCCGACACCGAGGAGCTGAAACGGCGCTGGATGAGGGCCATGGCGCGCTCCGCCGCAGGCATCACGGAcctggaggaggctgaggaCGTGGACTCCTGCAATGAAGCAGAATGA
- the FGD2 gene encoding FYVE, RhoGEF and PH domain-containing protein 2 isoform X2, with amino-acid sequence MVFALCKPSSPNNILGARNTSKQREEGSHSHRHLPLQLLHTQDPLPAGAMEEKADNHRSVLNLAAMFEGQWASKFARREKQAPHDQTAAAASQPQQLPASPASQSFSQMAARHQAEQENEEEEEQQGRRGLSFKCLRSFGQKISEDNWRRQQDPGLTPGSKEPEEKKIALELLETEQAYVNRLHLLDQIFYAELMKEAKNGKTVPEEVVKMIFSNISSIYQFHAKFFLPELQKRMEDWSCNPRIGDVIQKLAPFLKMYGEYMKNFDKAVELITVWSEKSPPFQELIADIQKRKVCANLTLQHHMLEPVQRIPRYELLLKEYVRKLPPKSPDRDDAEKALEMVFMVAKHSNAAIAEMEQLQNLWVVYQRLGLEDDIVDPSNELIKEGPIQKISTRNNSTSEKYLFLFNNMLLYCVPKVIQVGAEFQVHLRINVDGMKVQELNDTQFPHTFLVSGKQRTLELQARSEEEMNAWIKAFQDAIDRKEKRTETFKTAVPGLEAGTPALKTEELGRRAPQWVRDNLVTMCMRCKEPFNAIMRRRHHCRACGYVVCARCSDYKAELQYDGNRLNRVCQECYVFLTGHLMLEDREGKHKGILEGAAEVSGRSLLCSSLQLLDKNGKGGMRGWFVIPQDDPLVLYIYAAPQDIRAHASIPLLGYEVRDLPQEHSRHLFQLAQSRQLYTFVADTEELKRRWMRAMARSAAGITDLEEAEDVDSCNEAE; translated from the exons ATGGTCTTTGCCTTGTGCAAGCCCTCATCCCCAAACAATATCCTGGGTGCCAGAAACACCTcgaagcagagagaagaagggAGCCACAGCCATCGGCAcctgcccctgcagctcctTCACACCCAGGACCCTCTCCCAGCCGGTGCCATGGAGGAAAAGGCCGATAATCACCGGAGCGTGTTGAACCTGGCAGCTATGTTTGAAGGGCAGTG GGCTAGCAAATTTGCCCGGAGGGAGAAGCAGGCTCCGCACGACcagactgctgctgcagccagccagcctcagcagcttccagcatcccctgccagccagagctTCTCCCAGATGGCTGCCAGGCACCAAGCAGAGCAAGagaatgaggaggaggaggagcagcagggtcGGCGGGGGCTCAGCTTCAAATGCCTCCGTTCTTTCGGACAGAAGATCAGTGAGGACAactggaggaggcagcaggaccCAGGCCTCACGCCTGGCAGCAAG GaaccagaggaaaagaaaatagctctggagctgctggagacagagcaGGCTTACGTCAACCGCCTCCACCTTCTCGACCAG aTATTCTATGCGGAGCTCATGAAAGAAGCCAAAAATGGGAAGACAGTCCCAGAGGAGGTGGTGAAAATGATCTTCTCCAACATCTCCTCCATCTACCAGTTCCACGCCAAGTTCTTCCTGCCGGAGCTGCAGAAGCGCATGGAGGACTG gagctgcaacCCTCGGATTGGGGATGTGATCCAGAAACTTGCGCCGTTCCTCAAGATGTACGGTGAATACATGAAGAACTTCGACAAGGCCGTGGAGCTCATCACTGTCTGGTCAGAAAAATCGCCACCCTTCCAGGAGCTCATTGCTGACATCCAG AAGAGGAAGGTCTGTGCTAATCTAACGCTGCAGCACCACATGCTGGAACCTGTGCAGAGGATCCCACGCTACGAACTCCTGCTGAAAGAATATGTCCGAAAACTCCCACCCAAATCCCCAGACCGGGATGATGCAGAGA AGGCCCTGGAGATGGTTTTTATGGTGGCCAAGCACTCAAACGCAGCTATCGCCGAGATG GAACAGCTGCAGAACCTCTGGGTGGTCTACCAGCGGCTGGGCCTCGAGGATGACATTGTGGATCCCTCCAACGAGCTGATCAAGGAGGGGCCGATCCAAAAAATCTCCACCCGCAACAACAGCACATCGGAGAAGTACCTGTTCCTG ttCAACAACATGCTGCTGTACTGCGTGCCCAAGGTCATCCAGGTGGGCGCTGAGTTCCAGGTCCACCTCCGCATCAACGTGGATGGCATGAAG GTGCAGGAGCTGAATGACACACAGTTCCCTCACACCTTCCTGGTCTCGGGAAAGCAGCGGACGCTGGAGCTCCAAGCCAG GTCTGAAGAGGAGATGAACGCCTGGATCAAG GCCTTCCAAGATGCCATTGacaggaaggagaagaggaCTGAGACCTTTAAGACAGCAGTACCTGGGCTGGAGGCGGGCACCCCCGCGTTGAAG ACAGAGGAGCTGGGCCGCCGAGCTCCACAGTGGGTGCGAGACAACCTGGTGACCATGTGCATGCGCTGCAAGGAGCCCTTCAATGCTATCATGCGCCGGAGACACCACTGTCGAGCTTGTGGATAC GTGGTGTGCGCTCGCTGCTCTGACTACAAGGCCGAGCTACAGTATGATGGGAACCGCCTGAACCGCGTGTGCCAGGAGTGTTACGTCTTCCTGACGGGCCACTTGATGCTTGAGGACCGGGAGGGGAAGCACAAAGGCATCCTGGAG GGAGCTGCAGAGGTATCAGGCAGGAGTTTGCTGTGCAGTTCCCTGCAGCTGTTGGACAAGAACGGCAAGGGGGGCATGCGGGGCTGGTTCGTGATCCCACAGGATGATCCCCTCGTGCTGTACATCTACGCGGCCCCCCAG GACATCCGAGCCCACGCCTCCATCCCGCTGCTGGGCTACGAGGTGAGGGACCTGCCGCAGGAGCACTCCCGCCACCTCTTCCAGCTGGCACAATCCCGGCAGCTCTACACCTTTGTGGCCGACACCGAGGAGCTGAAACGGCGCTGGATGAGGGCCATGGCGCGCTCCGCCGCAGGCATCACGGAcctggaggaggctgaggaCGTGGACTCCTGCAATGAAGCAGAATGA
- the FGD2 gene encoding FYVE, RhoGEF and PH domain-containing protein 2 isoform X1, producing MVFALCKPSSPNNILGARNTSKQREEGSHSHRHLPLQLLHTQDPLPAGAMEEKADNHRSVLNLAAMFEGQWASKFARREKQAPHDQTAAAASQPQQLPASPASQSFSQMAARHQAEQENEEEEEQQGRRGLSFKCLRSFGQKISEDNWRRQQDPGLTPGSKEPEEKKIALELLETEQAYVNRLHLLDQIFYAELMKEAKNGKTVPEEVVKMIFSNISSIYQFHAKFFLPELQKRMEDWSCNPRIGDVIQKLAPFLKMYGEYMKNFDKAVELITVWSEKSPPFQELIADIQKRKVCANLTLQHHMLEPVQRIPRYELLLKEYVRKLPPKSPDRDDAEKALEMVFMVAKHSNAAIAEMEQLQNLWVVYQRLGLEDDIVDPSNELIKEGPIQKISTRNNSTSEKYLFLFNNMLLYCVPKVIQVGAEFQVHLRINVDGMKVQELNDTQFPHTFLVSGKQRTLELQARSEEEMNAWIKAFQDAIDRKEKRTETFKTAVPGLEAGTPALKTEELGRRAPQWVRDNLVTMCMRCKEPFNAIMRRRHHCRACGYVVCARCSDYKAELQYDGNRLNRVCQECYVFLTGHLMLEDREGKHKGILEKGAAEVSGRSLLCSSLQLLDKNGKGGMRGWFVIPQDDPLVLYIYAAPQDIRAHASIPLLGYEVRDLPQEHSRHLFQLAQSRQLYTFVADTEELKRRWMRAMARSAAGITDLEEAEDVDSCNEAE from the exons ATGGTCTTTGCCTTGTGCAAGCCCTCATCCCCAAACAATATCCTGGGTGCCAGAAACACCTcgaagcagagagaagaagggAGCCACAGCCATCGGCAcctgcccctgcagctcctTCACACCCAGGACCCTCTCCCAGCCGGTGCCATGGAGGAAAAGGCCGATAATCACCGGAGCGTGTTGAACCTGGCAGCTATGTTTGAAGGGCAGTG GGCTAGCAAATTTGCCCGGAGGGAGAAGCAGGCTCCGCACGACcagactgctgctgcagccagccagcctcagcagcttccagcatcccctgccagccagagctTCTCCCAGATGGCTGCCAGGCACCAAGCAGAGCAAGagaatgaggaggaggaggagcagcagggtcGGCGGGGGCTCAGCTTCAAATGCCTCCGTTCTTTCGGACAGAAGATCAGTGAGGACAactggaggaggcagcaggaccCAGGCCTCACGCCTGGCAGCAAG GaaccagaggaaaagaaaatagctctggagctgctggagacagagcaGGCTTACGTCAACCGCCTCCACCTTCTCGACCAG aTATTCTATGCGGAGCTCATGAAAGAAGCCAAAAATGGGAAGACAGTCCCAGAGGAGGTGGTGAAAATGATCTTCTCCAACATCTCCTCCATCTACCAGTTCCACGCCAAGTTCTTCCTGCCGGAGCTGCAGAAGCGCATGGAGGACTG gagctgcaacCCTCGGATTGGGGATGTGATCCAGAAACTTGCGCCGTTCCTCAAGATGTACGGTGAATACATGAAGAACTTCGACAAGGCCGTGGAGCTCATCACTGTCTGGTCAGAAAAATCGCCACCCTTCCAGGAGCTCATTGCTGACATCCAG AAGAGGAAGGTCTGTGCTAATCTAACGCTGCAGCACCACATGCTGGAACCTGTGCAGAGGATCCCACGCTACGAACTCCTGCTGAAAGAATATGTCCGAAAACTCCCACCCAAATCCCCAGACCGGGATGATGCAGAGA AGGCCCTGGAGATGGTTTTTATGGTGGCCAAGCACTCAAACGCAGCTATCGCCGAGATG GAACAGCTGCAGAACCTCTGGGTGGTCTACCAGCGGCTGGGCCTCGAGGATGACATTGTGGATCCCTCCAACGAGCTGATCAAGGAGGGGCCGATCCAAAAAATCTCCACCCGCAACAACAGCACATCGGAGAAGTACCTGTTCCTG ttCAACAACATGCTGCTGTACTGCGTGCCCAAGGTCATCCAGGTGGGCGCTGAGTTCCAGGTCCACCTCCGCATCAACGTGGATGGCATGAAG GTGCAGGAGCTGAATGACACACAGTTCCCTCACACCTTCCTGGTCTCGGGAAAGCAGCGGACGCTGGAGCTCCAAGCCAG GTCTGAAGAGGAGATGAACGCCTGGATCAAG GCCTTCCAAGATGCCATTGacaggaaggagaagaggaCTGAGACCTTTAAGACAGCAGTACCTGGGCTGGAGGCGGGCACCCCCGCGTTGAAG ACAGAGGAGCTGGGCCGCCGAGCTCCACAGTGGGTGCGAGACAACCTGGTGACCATGTGCATGCGCTGCAAGGAGCCCTTCAATGCTATCATGCGCCGGAGACACCACTGTCGAGCTTGTGGATAC GTGGTGTGCGCTCGCTGCTCTGACTACAAGGCCGAGCTACAGTATGATGGGAACCGCCTGAACCGCGTGTGCCAGGAGTGTTACGTCTTCCTGACGGGCCACTTGATGCTTGAGGACCGGGAGGGGAAGCACAAAGGCATCCTGGAG AAGGGAGCTGCAGAGGTATCAGGCAGGAGTTTGCTGTGCAGTTCCCTGCAGCTGTTGGACAAGAACGGCAAGGGGGGCATGCGGGGCTGGTTCGTGATCCCACAGGATGATCCCCTCGTGCTGTACATCTACGCGGCCCCCCAG GACATCCGAGCCCACGCCTCCATCCCGCTGCTGGGCTACGAGGTGAGGGACCTGCCGCAGGAGCACTCCCGCCACCTCTTCCAGCTGGCACAATCCCGGCAGCTCTACACCTTTGTGGCCGACACCGAGGAGCTGAAACGGCGCTGGATGAGGGCCATGGCGCGCTCCGCCGCAGGCATCACGGAcctggaggaggctgaggaCGTGGACTCCTGCAATGAAGCAGAATGA